A genomic segment from Anaeromyxobacter sp. encodes:
- a CDS encoding TonB family protein, whose protein sequence is MRGEPTATDGEPTLATPPVLKVLVPADLPAGTTFPTPSVEVLLGIDVAASGVVEAVRVEQGAGEPFDAAAAAAARSFLFEPGRLTTGEAVPVTVAFRFTITAPPAPAEPAAAPAPVRFGGRLLQRGTRLPLRDAAVSVRTGGEPLRAITGPDGRFAVEVPEASFTVVAAPAGHERLEARVEASPGEEREETYYLERTGTGYETVISAAPVRREVTRQVIPAAEVAKVPGSAGDTIKAVLNLPGAARVAFGGAVILRGSAPGDSRFFVEGQEIPQLYHFGGLRSTINPRFLEAVEFVPGNFAPDFGRATGGIIEVKLRDPRGDMVRGDATFSLYDFGASVEGPLGGGWAGGAAFHRSWIDTLLPLVIPDDANLSFNTAPRYYDYQFLATRPLGGQKLRLIYYGSLDKVEVLLERPSDDPKITGTVAARIMFHALQASLSGEVRPGLRHETSVQLTLQQFRTQFGPEYFFDLSTSSAGLRSTWTLDLAEGLVLRAGLDATADSGRIDLNVPQRPLEGEPSTPVSTSPTTSLSKAFSQQQPGAFTELRWEPGGGLAVFPGLRIDHDSPTGRWTVDPRLGARWELRPGTTLKGGVGVFHQPPQPEESDEDTGDPNIASPRAVHWTVGVEHQVRDGLSADVTGFYKQLGDLVVRNQAAAFDPAAPPYVSEGVGRVYGLEATLRARFGEKFFGWLAYTYQRAFRTDHPGEAERRFDFDQPHILTALGTWTFNPAWSAGARLRVVSGNPTTPVTGSVLDAGSGTYVPTYGATNSARLPAFWQLDLRVDRTWTYRTWKLSAFLDVQNATNRGNVEGYSYNYDYSAPPEPATGLPILPILGLNAEW, encoded by the coding sequence GTGAGGGGCGAGCCGACCGCGACCGACGGCGAGCCCACCCTGGCCACCCCGCCGGTCCTCAAGGTCCTGGTACCCGCCGACCTCCCCGCCGGCACCACCTTCCCCACGCCCAGCGTGGAGGTGCTGCTGGGCATCGACGTGGCGGCCAGCGGCGTGGTGGAGGCGGTGCGGGTGGAGCAGGGGGCCGGCGAGCCCTTCGACGCCGCGGCCGCCGCCGCGGCCAGGTCCTTCCTGTTCGAGCCGGGCCGGCTCACCACCGGCGAGGCCGTGCCGGTGACCGTCGCCTTCCGCTTCACCATCACCGCCCCGCCGGCGCCGGCCGAGCCGGCCGCGGCGCCCGCGCCGGTCCGCTTCGGCGGCCGCCTGCTGCAGCGCGGCACCCGCCTGCCGCTGCGCGACGCGGCGGTCTCCGTCCGCACCGGCGGTGAGCCCCTGCGCGCCATCACCGGACCGGACGGGCGCTTCGCGGTGGAGGTGCCGGAGGCCTCGTTCACCGTGGTGGCCGCCCCGGCCGGGCACGAGCGGCTGGAGGCGCGCGTCGAGGCCAGCCCGGGCGAGGAGCGCGAGGAGACCTACTACCTGGAGCGGACCGGCACCGGGTACGAGACGGTCATCAGCGCCGCCCCGGTGCGCCGCGAGGTGACCCGCCAGGTCATCCCGGCGGCCGAGGTGGCCAAGGTGCCCGGGTCGGCGGGCGACACCATCAAGGCGGTGCTCAACCTGCCCGGCGCGGCGCGGGTGGCGTTCGGCGGCGCGGTGATCCTGCGCGGCTCGGCCCCCGGCGACAGCCGCTTCTTCGTCGAGGGGCAGGAGATTCCGCAGCTGTACCACTTCGGCGGGCTGCGCAGCACCATCAACCCCCGCTTCCTCGAGGCGGTGGAGTTCGTGCCCGGCAACTTCGCCCCGGACTTCGGCCGGGCCACCGGCGGCATCATCGAGGTGAAGCTGCGCGACCCCCGCGGCGACATGGTGCGGGGCGACGCCACCTTCTCGCTCTACGACTTCGGCGCCTCGGTGGAGGGGCCCCTGGGCGGCGGCTGGGCCGGCGGGGCCGCCTTCCACCGCTCCTGGATCGACACCCTGCTGCCGCTGGTGATCCCGGACGACGCCAACCTCAGCTTCAACACCGCCCCCCGCTACTACGACTACCAGTTCCTGGCGACCCGCCCGCTCGGCGGCCAGAAGCTGCGGCTGATCTACTACGGCTCGCTCGACAAGGTGGAGGTGCTGCTGGAGCGCCCCTCCGACGACCCCAAGATCACCGGCACGGTGGCGGCCCGCATCATGTTCCACGCCCTCCAGGCCAGCCTCTCCGGCGAGGTGCGGCCCGGGCTGCGCCACGAGACCTCGGTGCAGCTCACCCTGCAGCAGTTCCGGACCCAGTTCGGCCCCGAGTACTTCTTCGATCTCTCCACCAGCTCGGCCGGGCTCCGCTCCACCTGGACGCTGGACCTGGCCGAGGGCCTGGTGCTCCGCGCCGGCCTCGACGCCACGGCCGACTCGGGCCGCATCGACCTCAACGTGCCGCAGCGCCCGCTGGAGGGCGAGCCCTCCACCCCGGTCTCCACCTCCCCGACCACCTCGCTCAGCAAGGCCTTCTCGCAGCAGCAGCCGGGCGCCTTCACCGAGCTGCGCTGGGAGCCGGGGGGCGGGCTGGCGGTCTTCCCGGGCCTGCGGATCGACCACGACAGCCCCACCGGCCGCTGGACCGTCGACCCCCGCCTCGGCGCCCGCTGGGAGCTCCGGCCAGGCACCACGCTGAAGGGCGGGGTCGGCGTCTTCCACCAGCCGCCGCAGCCCGAGGAGAGCGACGAGGACACGGGCGACCCGAACATCGCCTCGCCCAGGGCGGTCCACTGGACGGTGGGGGTGGAGCACCAGGTGCGCGACGGCCTGTCGGCCGACGTGACCGGGTTCTACAAGCAGCTCGGCGACCTGGTGGTGCGGAACCAGGCCGCCGCCTTCGACCCCGCCGCCCCCCCGTACGTCTCCGAGGGGGTGGGCCGGGTCTACGGCCTGGAGGCCACCCTGCGCGCCCGCTTCGGCGAGAAGTTCTTCGGCTGGCTGGCCTACACCTACCAGCGCGCCTTCCGCACCGATCACCCGGGCGAGGCGGAGCGGCGCTTCGACTTCGACCAGCCGCACATCCTGACCGCCCTGGGCACCTGGACCTTCAACCCGGCCTGGTCGGCCGGGGCGCGGCTCCGGGTGGTCTCCGGCAACCCCACCACGCCGGTGACCGGCTCGGTGCTCGACGCCGGCAGCGGCACCTACGTGCCGACCTACGGCGCCACCAACTCGGCCCGGCTGCCGGCCTTCTGGCAGCTCGACCTGCGGGTGGACCGCACCTGGACCTACCGGACCTGGAAGCTGTCGGCCTTCCTCGACGTGCAGAACGCCACCAACCGCGGCAACGTCGAGGGCTACAGCTACAACTACGACTACTCGGCCCCCCCGGAGCCGGCCACCGGGCTGCCCATCCTCCCCATCCTCGGCCTCAACGCGGAGTGGTGA
- a CDS encoding M2 family metallopeptidase has product MTLALLLAAALAAAPASSAPNPAPPDLAAPPAAAARQPPRPTAAEARAFALGADAELKRLSVRRETASWIQATFITDDTERNAAAMGEDLAAFLSGASAAAARFDGVEVDADTRRMLLLLKVNQTLPAPADAARRAELSTLATRLEGMYGKGKWCGADGKGRCRDLGELEAVLKQSRSWDQLEEAWTGWHATSREMRPLYARLVELGNEGARELGVRDLGDLWRSAYDLTPAEFEADTDRLWGEVRPLYEQLHCYVRAELQRRHGRQKVRDGQPIPAHLLGNMWAQSWENLYPDLTPYRGQPSLDVDGALRRQRWDATRTVKLGEDFFSSLGFAPLPATFWERSQLVKPRDREVVCHASAWDVTYSGDLRIKMCIKPDEDDLITVHHELGHNYYQRAYVHLPVLFQNGANDGFHEAIGDAIALSITPGYLKKVGLLARLPRDEKGTVNVQLKLALAKVAFLPFGKLIDQWRWDVFSGKTPPERYNQDWWALKARYQGVAPPLPRSEADFDPGAKYHVAANVPYTRYFLAHLYQFQFHKALCQAAGWKGPLHQCSIYGSKAAGAKLEAMLALGASRPWPEAYQVLTGTRRADASALLEYFAPLRAWLAKENAGRTCGW; this is encoded by the coding sequence ATGACCCTCGCGCTCCTCCTGGCCGCGGCCCTCGCCGCGGCGCCGGCCTCGTCCGCCCCGAACCCGGCCCCGCCCGATCTCGCCGCGCCGCCCGCTGCGGCCGCCCGCCAGCCCCCGCGCCCCACCGCCGCCGAGGCCCGCGCCTTCGCGCTGGGCGCCGACGCCGAGCTCAAGCGGCTCTCGGTGCGGCGCGAGACGGCCTCCTGGATCCAGGCCACCTTCATCACCGACGACACCGAGCGGAACGCCGCGGCCATGGGCGAGGACCTGGCGGCCTTCCTCTCCGGCGCCTCGGCCGCCGCGGCCCGCTTCGACGGGGTGGAGGTGGACGCCGACACCCGCCGCATGCTGCTGCTGCTCAAGGTGAACCAGACCCTGCCGGCCCCGGCCGACGCGGCCCGGCGCGCCGAGCTCTCCACCCTGGCCACCCGGCTGGAGGGGATGTACGGCAAGGGGAAGTGGTGCGGCGCCGACGGGAAGGGGCGCTGCCGCGACCTCGGCGAGCTGGAGGCGGTGCTGAAGCAGAGCCGGAGCTGGGACCAGCTCGAGGAGGCCTGGACCGGCTGGCACGCCACCTCGCGCGAGATGCGGCCGCTCTACGCGCGGCTGGTGGAGCTGGGCAACGAGGGGGCTCGCGAGCTGGGCGTGCGCGACCTGGGCGACCTGTGGCGCTCGGCCTACGACCTGACGCCGGCCGAGTTCGAGGCCGACACCGACCGGCTGTGGGGCGAGGTGCGGCCGCTCTACGAGCAGCTCCACTGCTACGTGCGGGCCGAGCTGCAGCGGCGCCACGGCAGGCAGAAGGTCCGCGACGGCCAGCCCATCCCGGCCCACCTGCTCGGCAACATGTGGGCGCAGAGCTGGGAGAACCTCTACCCGGACCTGACGCCCTACCGCGGCCAGCCCTCGCTCGACGTGGACGGGGCGCTCCGGCGCCAGCGGTGGGACGCCACCCGCACCGTCAAGCTGGGCGAGGACTTCTTCTCCTCGCTGGGCTTCGCGCCGCTGCCGGCCACCTTCTGGGAGCGCTCCCAGCTGGTGAAGCCGCGCGACCGCGAGGTGGTCTGCCACGCCTCGGCCTGGGACGTGACCTACTCGGGCGACCTGCGCATCAAGATGTGCATCAAGCCGGACGAGGACGACCTCATCACGGTGCACCACGAGCTGGGGCACAACTACTACCAGCGCGCCTACGTCCACCTGCCGGTGCTGTTCCAGAACGGCGCCAACGACGGCTTCCACGAGGCCATCGGCGACGCCATCGCCCTCTCCATCACCCCCGGCTACCTCAAGAAGGTGGGGTTGCTGGCCCGGCTGCCCAGGGACGAGAAGGGGACCGTCAACGTGCAGCTCAAGCTGGCGCTGGCCAAGGTGGCCTTCCTGCCCTTCGGCAAGCTCATCGACCAGTGGCGCTGGGACGTCTTCTCCGGCAAGACCCCGCCGGAGCGCTACAACCAGGACTGGTGGGCGCTCAAGGCGAGGTACCAGGGGGTGGCGCCGCCGCTGCCTCGCAGCGAGGCCGACTTCGACCCGGGCGCCAAGTACCACGTGGCCGCCAACGTGCCCTACACCCGCTACTTCCTGGCGCACCTCTACCAGTTCCAGTTCCACAAGGCGCTGTGCCAGGCGGCCGGGTGGAAGGGGCCGCTGCACCAGTGCTCCATCTACGGCTCGAAGGCGGCCGGGGCCAAGCTCGAGGCCATGCTGGCGCTGGGCGCCTCGCGCCCCTGGCCGGAGGCCTACCAGGTCCTCACCGGCACCCGGCGCGCCGACGCCTCGGCGCTGCTGGAGTACTTCGCCCCGCTGCGGGCCTGGCTGGCGAAGGAGAACGCCGGCCGCACCTGCGGCTGGTAG
- a CDS encoding energy transducer TonB, giving the protein MTSARATFWPSLLAALALHGAALGWLLTRPPAPPRVQARRSPTTVKLVTRQQAPPAPPAPAPPPDVKPRARPAPAPAPARLARPLPTQPPAAPPPGPPPPPRRFAVAMSATAPGGGVAVPVTGGPTAARGDPGLPASTPVGDNTAFARAAAGTADVTEVERAPRLVRQPSSLELRALYPEAARRDGLEGDVRLELLVDERGAVAEVRLLERAGNGFDEVAPRAARLIVFRPAERAGRAVAVRIPWTLKFRLDG; this is encoded by the coding sequence GTGACCTCGGCCCGCGCCACCTTCTGGCCGTCGCTGCTGGCCGCGCTGGCCCTGCACGGGGCGGCGCTCGGCTGGCTGCTGACCCGACCGCCCGCGCCGCCGCGGGTGCAGGCGCGCCGCTCCCCGACCACCGTGAAGCTGGTGACCCGGCAGCAGGCGCCCCCAGCCCCGCCGGCCCCGGCCCCGCCGCCCGACGTGAAGCCCCGGGCGCGCCCCGCGCCGGCCCCGGCGCCGGCCAGGCTGGCCCGACCGCTGCCCACCCAGCCGCCGGCCGCGCCACCGCCAGGCCCACCGCCGCCCCCGCGCCGCTTCGCGGTGGCCATGAGCGCCACCGCTCCGGGCGGCGGGGTGGCCGTGCCGGTGACGGGTGGTCCCACCGCGGCCCGCGGCGACCCGGGCCTGCCGGCCTCCACCCCGGTGGGCGACAACACCGCCTTCGCGCGCGCCGCCGCCGGGACGGCCGACGTGACCGAGGTGGAGCGGGCGCCGCGCCTGGTGCGCCAGCCCTCCTCGCTCGAGCTGCGCGCCCTCTACCCGGAGGCGGCGCGCCGCGACGGGCTGGAGGGCGACGTGCGGCTGGAGCTGCTGGTGGACGAGCGGGGCGCGGTGGCCGAGGTGCGCCTGCTGGAGCGCGCCGGCAACGGCTTCGACGAGGTGGCGCCCCGCGCCGCCCGGCTCATCGTCTTCCGCCCCGCCGAGCGCGCCGGCCGCGCCGTGGCCGTGCGCATCCCCTGGACCCTCAAGTTCCGCCTCGACGGGTGA
- a CDS encoding NAD-dependent epimerase/dehydratase family protein, whose amino-acid sequence MASAAPHPRHVLVAGCGWLGTAVARALVARGDRVTGLRRDPARAAALAPLGIEPLALDLSAAGAAGRLPRVDAVVACQSSSADTPEAYRSAYLTSTRALLEAAGARGGGAFVYTGSTGVFGQRDGSDVDEATPPAPASPTAEVLVEAERLVLGAPAALGVPARLVRLSGLYGPGRSGTIERVRRGALALGPGDGAFMNFCHQADAVAFVLAALDGGAPGATYHGSDAAPPTRREVVTWLAGRLGIPPPSGAAAPPGPDRRILSARTRAALGITLRYPTFRDGFDSLLP is encoded by the coding sequence ATGGCTAGCGCCGCGCCCCACCCCAGGCACGTCCTGGTGGCCGGCTGCGGCTGGCTCGGCACGGCGGTGGCCCGGGCCCTGGTGGCCCGCGGAGATCGCGTCACCGGCCTGCGCCGCGATCCGGCCCGCGCCGCGGCCCTGGCGCCCCTCGGCATCGAGCCGCTGGCGCTCGACCTCTCCGCCGCCGGCGCAGCCGGCCGCCTGCCCCGGGTGGACGCCGTGGTGGCCTGCCAGTCCTCCTCGGCCGACACCCCGGAGGCCTACCGCTCGGCCTACCTCACCTCCACCCGCGCGCTCCTGGAGGCGGCCGGCGCGCGCGGCGGCGGCGCCTTCGTCTACACCGGCTCCACCGGCGTCTTCGGCCAGCGCGACGGCTCCGACGTGGACGAGGCCACCCCGCCCGCGCCGGCCAGCCCCACCGCCGAGGTGCTGGTGGAGGCCGAGCGGCTGGTGCTGGGCGCGCCCGCGGCCCTGGGCGTGCCGGCGCGGCTGGTGCGCCTCTCCGGCCTCTACGGGCCGGGGCGCTCCGGCACCATCGAGCGGGTGCGGCGCGGGGCGCTGGCGCTCGGCCCTGGGGACGGGGCCTTCATGAACTTCTGCCACCAGGCGGACGCGGTGGCCTTCGTGCTGGCGGCGCTGGACGGCGGGGCGCCCGGCGCCACCTACCACGGCAGCGACGCCGCCCCCCCGACCCGGCGCGAGGTGGTCACCTGGCTGGCCGGGCGGCTCGGCATCCCGCCGCCGAGCGGGGCCGCCGCCCCTCCCGGCCCCGACCGGCGCATCCTGTCCGCGCGCACCCGCGCCGCGCTGGGGATCACCCTGCGGTACCCCACCTTCCGCGACGGGTTCGATTCGTTGCTGCCGTGA
- a CDS encoding alpha-D-glucose phosphate-specific phosphoglucomutase, whose amino-acid sequence MAHPLAGKPAPADVLVDLAELLRRYESETPDPANPAERVSFGTSGHRGSSLRRSFNEGHILAVAQATAEYRAQQGIDGPLFLGADTHALSAPAERTTLEVLAANGVEVVVSEGGAPVPTPVISHAILTYNLGRQSGLADGIVITPSHNPPEDGGIKYNPPNGGPADTDVTGWIERRANELLAGRNAGVKRLPWARALKAPTTHARDYVRPYVKDLASVLDLGALRQAGLRLGADPLGGANAHYWPVIADLLGLDITVTNPVVDPRFAFMPLDHDGRIRMDCSSPYAMANLVQLKDQFDLAFGNDADSDRHGIVTPSMGLLNPNHFLAVAIEYLFTHRPGWPKNAGVGKTLVSSALIDRVAARLGRRLVEVPVGFKWFVDGLLGGTLGFGGEESAGASFLRGDGTAWTTDKDGIIMDLLAAEITAVMGEDPGRRYQALVAALGAPVYARVDAAATPAQKAILKRLSPEAVTATTLAGEPITATLTRAPGNGADLGGLKVTAANGWFAARPSGTEDVYKIYAESFRDEAHLARIQEEARAMVSAAFLKG is encoded by the coding sequence ATGGCCCACCCCCTCGCCGGAAAGCCGGCCCCCGCGGACGTCCTGGTCGATCTCGCCGAGCTGCTCCGCCGCTACGAGTCGGAGACCCCCGACCCCGCCAACCCCGCCGAGCGGGTCTCCTTCGGCACCTCCGGGCACCGCGGCTCCTCGCTCAGGCGCTCCTTCAACGAGGGCCACATTCTGGCGGTGGCGCAGGCCACCGCCGAGTACCGCGCCCAGCAGGGCATCGACGGCCCCCTCTTCCTGGGCGCCGACACCCACGCCCTCTCGGCGCCGGCCGAGCGCACCACCCTGGAGGTGCTGGCCGCCAACGGGGTGGAGGTGGTGGTCTCGGAGGGCGGGGCGCCGGTGCCCACCCCGGTCATCTCGCACGCCATCCTCACCTACAACCTGGGGCGCCAGAGCGGCCTGGCCGACGGCATCGTCATCACCCCCAGCCACAACCCGCCGGAGGACGGCGGCATCAAGTACAACCCGCCCAACGGCGGCCCGGCCGACACCGACGTGACCGGCTGGATCGAGCGGCGCGCCAACGAGCTGCTGGCCGGCCGGAACGCCGGGGTGAAGCGCCTGCCCTGGGCGCGGGCGCTGAAGGCGCCCACCACCCACGCGCGCGACTACGTGCGCCCCTACGTGAAGGACCTGGCCAGCGTGCTCGACCTGGGGGCGCTGCGCCAGGCCGGGCTCCGGCTGGGCGCCGATCCGCTGGGCGGGGCCAACGCCCACTACTGGCCGGTCATCGCCGACCTGCTGGGGCTCGACATCACCGTCACCAACCCGGTGGTGGACCCGCGCTTCGCCTTCATGCCGCTCGACCACGACGGCCGCATCCGCATGGACTGCTCCTCGCCCTACGCCATGGCGAACCTGGTGCAGCTCAAGGACCAGTTCGACCTGGCCTTCGGCAACGACGCCGACTCGGATCGGCACGGCATCGTCACCCCGTCGATGGGCCTCCTGAACCCCAACCACTTCCTGGCGGTGGCCATCGAGTACCTCTTCACCCACCGACCGGGCTGGCCCAAGAACGCCGGCGTCGGCAAGACCCTGGTCTCCTCGGCGCTCATCGACCGGGTGGCGGCCCGGCTGGGCCGGCGCCTGGTGGAGGTGCCGGTGGGCTTCAAGTGGTTCGTGGACGGGCTGCTCGGCGGCACCCTCGGCTTCGGCGGCGAGGAGAGCGCCGGCGCCTCCTTCCTGCGCGGCGACGGCACCGCCTGGACCACCGACAAGGACGGCATCATCATGGACCTGCTGGCGGCCGAGATCACCGCGGTCATGGGCGAGGACCCGGGCCGCCGCTACCAGGCGCTGGTGGCCGCCCTGGGGGCGCCGGTCTACGCCCGGGTGGACGCCGCCGCCACGCCGGCGCAGAAGGCCATCCTGAAGCGGCTCTCGCCCGAGGCGGTCACCGCCACCACCCTGGCCGGCGAGCCCATCACCGCCACGCTGACGCGCGCCCCCGGCAACGGCGCCGACCTGGGCGGCCTCAAGGTGACCGCCGCCAACGGCTGGTTCGCGGCCCGCCCCTCCGGCACCGAGGACGTCTACAAGATCTACGCCGAGTCCTTCCGGGACGAGGCCCACCTGGCCCGCATCCAGGAGGAGGCCCGGGCCATGGTCTCGGCCGCCTTCCTGAAGGGCTGA
- a CDS encoding biopolymer transporter ExbD, which translates to MAGGGYDAGEGEELIGGVNTTPLVDVTLTLLIVFIVTASFVVDRTMPVQLPTAASAEATPPSLLTIAIAASGEVYLNGAPGRLEDIQLAVDAARARAGGAPDVKLAGFVSADVAAPYGKFAEAVDRLRLAGVTEIALDTQPATP; encoded by the coding sequence GTGGCCGGCGGCGGCTACGACGCGGGCGAGGGCGAGGAGCTCATCGGCGGGGTCAACACCACGCCGCTGGTCGACGTCACGCTCACCCTGCTCATCGTCTTCATCGTGACGGCCTCCTTCGTGGTGGACCGGACCATGCCGGTGCAGCTGCCCACCGCGGCCAGCGCCGAGGCCACCCCCCCCTCGCTGCTGACCATCGCCATCGCGGCCTCGGGGGAGGTCTACTTGAACGGCGCGCCGGGCCGGCTGGAGGACATCCAGCTGGCGGTGGACGCGGCCCGGGCCCGCGCCGGCGGCGCGCCCGACGTCAAGCTGGCGGGGTTCGTCTCGGCCGACGTGGCGGCGCCCTACGGGAAGTTCGCCGAGGCGGTGGACCGGCTGCGCCTGGCCGGCGTCACCGAGATCGCCCTCGACACCCAGCCCGCCACGCCGTGA
- a CDS encoding HIT family protein — protein MGVATCSGCDVVSGARAVPGGVLLRRDGFALHALDGPSPIPGWLVLTAERHCRALYDLDEAAAAGLGPLVRRVMLAQRAALGAEHVYLFAIGDVLHHCHLHLVPRYAATPDRLRGRGAFEGRPEDQRPEGELAAAARLVGDALAAG, from the coding sequence ATGGGAGTGGCGACCTGCAGCGGTTGTGACGTGGTCTCCGGCGCCCGCGCAGTACCCGGAGGGGTGCTGCTGCGCCGGGACGGCTTCGCCCTGCACGCCCTGGACGGCCCCTCCCCGATCCCCGGCTGGCTGGTGCTGACGGCGGAGCGTCACTGCCGCGCCCTCTACGACCTCGACGAGGCGGCCGCCGCCGGGCTCGGGCCCCTGGTCCGGCGGGTCATGCTGGCCCAGCGGGCGGCGCTGGGGGCCGAGCACGTCTACCTGTTCGCCATTGGCGACGTGCTGCACCACTGCCACCTGCATCTGGTGCCGCGCTACGCCGCCACCCCCGACCGGCTGCGCGGGCGCGGGGCGTTCGAGGGGAGGCCCGAGGACCAGCGGCCGGAGGGGGAGCTGGCCGCGGCGGCGCGGCTGGTGGGCGACGCGCTGGCCGCCGGCTGA
- a CDS encoding aldo/keto reductase: protein MGAPEDFTHRDVPALGQRGLFRLGLAPSFGIDEAGIEEGLERIQYVFWNVRATRMTPPLKRALARDRARYVVAGGPTVALFPWQLGRYVDRARLVLGTDYLDVLQLYWLGKMSRWSEGMVEALVRLRESGAVRALAVSIHDRPRAGRLAEDSPLDALMLRYNAAHPGAERDVFPHLARRRPAVIAYTATSWRKLLRAPAGWTGPVMTAGDCYRFCLSSPHVDVVLTGPKDTAQLRQNLAALDQGPLSLEEQRWMRELGSRVHG, encoded by the coding sequence ATGGGCGCCCCCGAGGACTTCACCCACCGCGACGTCCCGGCCCTGGGCCAGCGCGGCCTGTTCCGGCTCGGGCTGGCCCCCAGCTTCGGCATCGACGAGGCCGGCATCGAGGAGGGGCTGGAGCGGATCCAGTACGTCTTCTGGAACGTGCGGGCCACCCGCATGACGCCGCCGCTCAAGCGGGCGCTGGCACGCGACCGGGCCCGCTACGTGGTGGCCGGCGGGCCCACCGTGGCCCTCTTCCCCTGGCAGCTCGGCCGGTACGTCGACCGGGCCCGCCTGGTGCTCGGCACCGACTACCTCGACGTGCTGCAGCTCTACTGGCTGGGGAAGATGTCCCGCTGGAGCGAGGGCATGGTGGAGGCGCTGGTCCGGCTGCGCGAGTCGGGCGCGGTGCGGGCCCTGGCGGTCAGCATCCACGACCGACCGCGGGCCGGGCGGCTGGCCGAGGACTCGCCGCTCGACGCGCTCATGCTCCGCTACAACGCGGCCCACCCCGGCGCCGAGCGCGACGTCTTCCCGCACCTGGCGCGCCGCCGCCCGGCCGTCATCGCCTACACCGCCACCTCCTGGCGCAAGCTCCTCAGGGCCCCGGCCGGCTGGACCGGCCCGGTCATGACGGCCGGCGACTGCTACCGCTTCTGCCTCTCCTCGCCGCACGTGGACGTGGTGCTGACCGGCCCGAAGGACACGGCGCAGCTCCGCCAGAACCTGGCCGCGCTGGACCAGGGGCCGCTCTCCCTGGAGGAGCAGCGCTGGATGCGGGAGCTCGGGAGCCGGGTGCATGGCTAG
- a CDS encoding phosphodiester glycosidase family protein, translated as MAATQAPAGLAATQAALPSPFAALEPGLELALLPGPPTDSGDGLIAVVRIDPARFRLTLLNASAPGEERPRTVRDWAFRAGASAAINASLYQADWRTATGLMRSRGHVNHTRVGKDRAVLAFDPLAPGVAPVKLVDLDCEPLEEAARTYAGLVQSIRMVSCERKGVWAPSARRFSTAAVGVDGAGRLLFIHARSPWPVHLLVAALLAAPIDLRQAMYVEGGPEAQLYVRGGGTELTRVGASEHGLEAAVGHLPVPNVLAVIRR; from the coding sequence CTGGCCGCCACCCAGGCGCCGGCGGGCCTCGCCGCGACCCAGGCCGCCCTCCCCTCCCCGTTCGCGGCGCTCGAGCCCGGCCTCGAGCTGGCCCTGCTGCCGGGGCCGCCCACCGACTCCGGCGACGGCCTCATCGCGGTGGTGCGCATCGACCCGGCCCGCTTCCGGCTCACCCTGCTCAACGCCTCGGCCCCGGGGGAGGAGCGCCCGCGCACGGTGCGCGACTGGGCCTTCCGGGCCGGCGCATCGGCGGCCATCAACGCCAGCCTCTACCAGGCCGACTGGCGCACCGCCACCGGGCTGATGCGCTCGCGCGGCCACGTCAACCACACCCGCGTCGGCAAGGACCGGGCCGTGCTGGCCTTCGATCCCCTGGCCCCCGGGGTCGCGCCGGTCAAGCTGGTGGACCTCGACTGCGAGCCCCTCGAGGAGGCCGCCCGGACCTACGCCGGGCTGGTCCAGTCCATCCGCATGGTCTCCTGCGAGCGCAAGGGGGTCTGGGCCCCCTCGGCGCGCCGCTTCTCCACCGCCGCGGTGGGGGTGGACGGGGCCGGGCGGCTGCTCTTCATCCACGCCCGCTCCCCCTGGCCGGTGCACCTGCTGGTGGCGGCGCTGCTGGCGGCCCCCATCGACCTCCGGCAGGCCATGTACGTGGAGGGCGGGCCGGAGGCGCAGCTCTACGTGCGCGGCGGCGGCACCGAGCTGACGCGGGTGGGCGCCTCGGAGCACGGGCTGGAGGCGGCGGTGGGCCACCTGCCGGTGCCCAACGTGCTGGCGGTGATCCGGCGCTGA